One Sanguibacter sp. HDW7 DNA window includes the following coding sequences:
- a CDS encoding class C sortase, whose translation MSATTTARHQRHVRARRPWAASGIVAVVVALVGGAILSYPLAAPWITDVIQADQLVAYHQGVDALDPADVERILTSAHDYNANLPNGPLRDPYVLNESGEAVSLDEGRTRYESELRLPTAGADTPMAQLSIPAIGVDLPVYHGTSEETLTRGVGHFYGSGLPVGGTGVHPVLTAHSGYVDATLFDDLDRLTVGDTFSILVLGELLHYRVDHIATVLPDESELLRQVPGKDYVTLVTCTPRYVNTHRLLVRGERVDGPDAAGGDDAATQLVTAPAVGMPWWVLVTLGPAVGTFFLVRPPRRRSPGTATEMAGLAG comes from the coding sequence ATGAGTGCGACGACGACGGCACGGCACCAGCGACACGTCCGGGCGCGACGCCCCTGGGCGGCGTCCGGGATCGTCGCTGTCGTCGTCGCGCTCGTCGGCGGGGCGATCCTCTCCTACCCGCTCGCCGCACCCTGGATCACCGACGTCATCCAGGCTGACCAGCTCGTCGCCTACCACCAGGGGGTCGACGCGCTCGACCCCGCCGACGTCGAGCGCATCCTCACCTCGGCGCACGACTACAACGCGAACCTCCCCAACGGACCCCTGCGCGACCCGTACGTGCTCAACGAGAGCGGCGAGGCCGTGAGCCTCGACGAGGGACGCACGCGCTACGAGTCCGAGCTCCGCCTACCCACGGCCGGCGCCGACACGCCCATGGCCCAGCTGAGCATCCCCGCGATCGGCGTCGACCTGCCCGTCTACCACGGCACGTCCGAGGAGACGCTCACGCGCGGCGTCGGGCACTTCTACGGCTCGGGCCTGCCCGTCGGGGGCACGGGCGTGCACCCCGTCCTCACCGCCCACTCCGGCTACGTCGACGCGACGCTCTTCGACGACCTCGACAGGCTCACGGTCGGGGACACCTTCTCGATCCTCGTCCTGGGCGAGCTCCTCCACTACCGGGTCGACCACATCGCGACCGTGCTGCCCGACGAGTCCGAGCTGCTGCGCCAGGTGCCCGGCAAGGACTACGTCACCCTCGTGACGTGCACGCCGCGGTACGTCAACACCCATCGGCTCCTCGTTCGCGGGGAGCGGGTCGACGGGCCCGACGCCGCGGGTGGCGACGACGCCGCGACGCAGCTCGTCACAGCGCCCGCCGTCGGCATGCCGTGGTGGGTCCTCGTGACCCTCGGCCCCGCGGTCGGCACGTTCTTCCTCGTGCGACCACCCCGGCGACGGTCGCCGGGCACCGCGACCGAGATGGCGGGCCTGGCTGGCTGA
- a CDS encoding SpaH/EbpB family LPXTG-anchored major pilin: MTRSTLWRRAAAVLAVGVLALVGGAGAAQAAPIIDPAATGTLHVHKRLNPTGTLTPGNGLENPAAPGTALDGIQFDVQLITNVDLTTTAGWSTARDLADDPSTIDAGDLGPAVSQPTAVVTGTATFPGLAVGAYLVSEKLTPAQVADGISPAAPFVVTVPMTHPTALNTWLYDVHVYPKNLRSTVTKTVDDGPGTTYEIGDTIDWTVAAPVPAQTTTKFVFKDVLVDHLTIGAPLADNVAVTVGGTALAAADYTILYDAATDNTLVVRLTATGLDALNDVVGTAAQIALTFTSTVVSLPADGIIANTATIFPNESFPETGPGIDTPEVVSRFGEINILKTDDETDAPLAGAEFKVFASEADARAYAANPAANSALPLQAQQNGTGALVETFTTAADGTVSITGLRASNWQDGALLTNPADFQGYWLLETKAPAGYELAAAPFGAINVLFDAAASNVLPHGDIEVPNVLKPELPLTGGQIATGVFGLLGALVLTGGVLLVIRARRQGAGA, encoded by the coding sequence GTGACCCGCTCCACCCTCTGGCGCCGCGCAGCGGCCGTGCTCGCCGTCGGCGTGCTCGCCCTCGTCGGCGGTGCCGGTGCCGCCCAGGCCGCACCGATCATCGACCCCGCCGCGACCGGGACGCTCCACGTCCACAAGCGCCTCAACCCGACCGGCACCCTCACGCCCGGCAACGGCCTCGAGAACCCCGCCGCTCCCGGCACGGCGCTCGACGGCATCCAGTTCGACGTCCAGCTCATCACGAACGTCGACCTCACGACCACCGCCGGCTGGAGCACGGCCCGCGACCTCGCCGACGACCCGTCGACCATCGACGCGGGCGACCTCGGCCCCGCCGTCTCGCAGCCGACCGCCGTCGTCACCGGCACCGCGACGTTCCCCGGCCTCGCCGTCGGCGCGTACCTCGTGAGCGAGAAGCTCACGCCCGCGCAGGTCGCGGACGGCATCTCGCCCGCCGCGCCGTTCGTCGTCACCGTCCCCATGACCCACCCGACGGCCCTCAACACGTGGCTCTACGACGTCCACGTCTACCCGAAGAACCTCCGCTCGACCGTCACGAAGACCGTCGACGACGGCCCCGGCACGACGTACGAGATCGGCGACACGATCGACTGGACCGTCGCCGCTCCCGTGCCCGCGCAGACGACGACGAAGTTCGTCTTCAAGGACGTGCTCGTCGACCACCTGACGATCGGCGCGCCCCTCGCGGACAACGTGGCCGTGACCGTCGGCGGCACCGCGCTCGCCGCGGCCGACTACACGATCCTCTACGACGCCGCGACCGACAACACGCTCGTCGTCCGCCTCACCGCCACCGGCCTCGACGCGCTCAACGACGTCGTCGGCACGGCCGCGCAGATCGCGCTCACCTTCACGTCGACCGTCGTCTCGCTGCCCGCCGACGGCATCATCGCCAACACCGCGACGATCTTCCCCAACGAGTCCTTCCCCGAGACGGGCCCCGGCATCGACACCCCCGAGGTCGTCTCGCGCTTCGGTGAGATCAACATCCTCAAGACGGACGACGAGACCGACGCGCCCCTCGCCGGCGCCGAGTTCAAGGTCTTCGCGTCCGAGGCCGACGCCCGTGCCTATGCGGCGAACCCCGCCGCGAACTCCGCGCTCCCCCTCCAGGCGCAGCAGAACGGCACCGGCGCGCTCGTCGAGACGTTCACGACGGCCGCTGACGGCACCGTGAGCATCACGGGCCTGCGCGCCTCCAACTGGCAGGACGGTGCCCTCCTCACCAACCCGGCCGACTTCCAGGGCTACTGGCTCCTCGAGACCAAGGCGCCCGCGGGCTACGAGCTCGCCGCCGCGCCTTTCGGCGCGATCAACGTCCTCTTCGACGCGGCCGCCTCGAACGTCCTGCCGCACGGCGACATCGAGGTCCCCAACGTCCTCAAGCCGGAGCTCCCGCTCACCGGTGGACAGATCGCGACGGGCGTCTTCGGCCTGCTCGGCGCGCTCGTCCTCACGGGCGGCGTCCTCCTCGTCATCCGCGCGCGCCGACAGGGCGCCGGAGCCTGA
- a CDS encoding ATP-binding protein — MTHREDWTVTTHAWTADVDVAHLEDVRAAAPVHAAGGLTHLVLEVLAYAAEEAEAQGRTGRARVVRHSDGSVSVADDGRGTDTRVDASGAPVRKPVMATRDVRFFDRADAPLLADGRPRAGMSTVAALSEVLDHTNRRLEGAWTQRYVHGVPASALDGVAPDGTTGTTVRFRPDADLVADVDLDVTLLAVVAGLDVEVVDER; from the coding sequence ATGACGCACCGCGAGGACTGGACCGTGACGACCCATGCGTGGACCGCGGACGTCGACGTCGCGCACCTCGAGGACGTGCGTGCGGCGGCGCCGGTCCACGCGGCGGGCGGGCTCACGCACCTCGTGCTCGAGGTGCTCGCGTACGCGGCGGAGGAGGCCGAGGCGCAGGGGCGCACGGGCAGGGCCCGCGTCGTGCGGCACTCCGACGGCTCGGTGTCGGTCGCTGACGACGGGCGGGGCACGGACACCCGCGTCGACGCCTCGGGCGCTCCCGTGCGCAAGCCGGTCATGGCGACGCGCGACGTGCGCTTCTTCGACCGCGCGGACGCACCGCTCCTCGCGGACGGCCGCCCACGGGCCGGCATGAGCACGGTTGCGGCGCTGTCCGAGGTCCTCGACCACACGAACCGACGCCTCGAGGGGGCGTGGACGCAGCGGTACGTCCACGGCGTGCCGGCCTCGGCGCTCGACGGCGTGGCCCCGGACGGCACGACGGGCACGACGGTGCGCTTCCGGCCCGACGCCGATCTCGTCGCGGACGTCGACCTCGACGTCACGCTGCTGGCCGTCGTCGCGGGGCTCGACGTCGAGGTCGTCGACGAGCGCTGA